Part of the Deltaproteobacteria bacterium genome, CTGGCTCAGGGTGTGGATCTGCAGGAAACGCGGTTCGGTCATTCCTCCTCTCCTTCATGCCCGGCTTCGCGCTTGCGCACGGCCACGTCCAGCCTGCGGTAGTATGGTCCGGCCAGGAATCGTCCAACGTCGCTGCCGGGATCCAGCAGCGTCCGTGCAACGTCGACCACGTTCACCCCGTGTCGGCGCGTACGGGCGATCACGCGGGCGATGCGCTCCAGGAGACCCCTCCTCTGCTCCCCCCGCGCCGCAATCAGGTGTGCCAGCCGTTGCTCGCTGATCACGGGACGGAAGCCCGCCGAATAGGGCCATGTCCGGTCGCCGCCGTCGCAAAGGACTTCTCCCCACCGGTGCTCGGCGCTGTGCAGAAACCCCCGGTGCGCCGGTCCGCCTCGTCCGGTCAGCATGGCGAGAATGCGAATGACGGCGGCCCATTCATCAGGTCTTTGGCCTATGGTGCGGGGGTAGCGCGCCGCCAGCAGCCAGAAGAGCGGAGCCGCGGCCGGCGTCTCCATGCGGCGCAGTTCGGCCAGCCTGCGAGGCGGGAGCCTCTGGAGCATCCGGGCCGCGCCCTCGGCGGTTTCCTCAACCGGACCTTCGAATCCTGGCACTGCCGTCGTCCATCTTCTCGTAGATCCGCGGAAAGCGCCTCCGGACCCGTCCGTGAAAGGCGGTCCACGCCCGCGCTTCGGCCCTCGGCCGTTGTATCGTCGAACACGGCACGTTCCGCAGAGAATCGGCGAGTTCGGTACGCGCCGCGTCGAAGAGCGCCTTCCGGAAATCGTGCCCCGCTCTCTCGATGGCCTCCGGTTCGCCGTCGTTCCCGGCCCCGAGCCGCCGCCAAAGGTGGGGAAAGAACAACGTGTCGGCCACGCGGTCGAATCGGCGTCTCGCCGGCGCCGCAACCGCATACCTCGCGGGTCTCACGCCTTCCCAGGTCCCTCGCGCCGCGAATAGAGCCACGGCGTCCCGCAAGGCCCGGTCGAACGCCGCGATCTCCTCCATTTGCACCTTCGAGACTTCCGCGGCGGCTGCGGACCGAAGAAGCCGAACCACGCCATACGGGACCGCCACCGCGCGGCTCTTGAAACCGTCCGTCCTGCAATTCCCGCGGGCCAACGCCTCGGCCACGAGCACCATGTCGTTTGCGGCGTCGTCCGGCGCGGGCGTCGCCAGAAGCGGCACGTGCCACTCGCCTCCGAACATGATCTCCGCGAGCCTCTTGTATCCGAAGTCGCCGGCGCTCAGCGTCAGGCTCTTCCCGCTCGCCGCATGTACCGGCGCCCAGGGATCCCCGACGTTGCCATGGTACGCCTTTGCATCGACGCGCGCCGCGATGGAGCTCGCCCGGATCGCCGATAGGCCGCCTGCGTTGTCGACGAGCCTCACTCGCCGGCAGACTTCGATGAACCAGGGGTCGAGCTCGTGCGGACTCAGCTGCTCCCCGTCGGGCCAGTCCACACACCAGAGGAGCGCCGTCTCCTTGCCCCGGGGACTGCCGTCGCGGTCCGCCAGAAGACGCCGGACGTCACGGGACCACCACTCGCTCGGATTCGGCCCGTGACTCTTGGCGCTGCCGGCAGGCGCCAGCGCCAACATCGGCCGGCTGGAGGAGCCTCCGTTCATCCGGGCGATTCCGTAGGTTCGGTTCCCGTCGTAACCGGCGGTCGTCTGCAGCGAAACCAAGGCGAACAGCCAGTCGTCAATCTCCGCAGAGCGGGCTACGGTCCGCTTGAGGTCATGGTTTCGCGCGGTGATGAGCACATCGAGCTCGTCCGGAGTCTCCACCGGCCACCACCGCAGGTTGTCACGGGCAGGCGGCTGGAGAAAAGCGGGCTGCGTCCGGTCTTCCACAACCATGCGCCAAGGCTCATCGCCGGGGTGGTCCGGGGTCAAGCCGCGGAGCAGCCCGGCCCACACCGAAGAGTCCCCGGACAACTCCGTCCGTCCCGCCTTCCACAGCGCCAAGGCTCCGAGCTGAACCAGAAACATGTGCCACGCAGGACGTTGATGAGACCTCAGCGCAGGAAACCGCGATACTCTCGATCGCGACATGGCCGCGAACAGCGCGGGAAGGGACAAGCGTTCGGACTCCGATACCGAGACAACGAGATCCGTCAGGACGTTCAGGGAGACGGTCAAGAGTTCCGCCGTTCATCCGGTGATCGCATCGATACTTTCGAAACCAGCCGGTGTGCACCAGATGCCGCGCCAGTTTGTCAGGGGCGAGCGGCTGCATGAAGGCCAGCTTGCTCGGGGCCCCTGCGCGCTGGGTGTTGGCAAGAAGCAGCCCGGCTACTCGTAGCAACGCGCAGGGTCAATGTCAATCGAGGACCAATGGGGATGAGGCACGGTGATGCCTCGTCAACGCTTCGTCCTTCACTTCGTGCCCATCTTGGTCCCTCCCTTCCAACCGTCGGGATGCCCGGAAGGCGGGACAGCGATTCCCGGCTATGCCGCCAACTCCGTCCATTCGTCGGGGCAGGCCCTCACCAAGGCCATAGTCCCGCTCCCTTCGTCGCACTGGATCTTGAATTACCTGGCGTACGAGTGGCGACGTTCCTTGCGACACGTCAACGGAGCGTGGCGTTTGGTTGGACCTTAGCGGAGTCTGGAGATGTCGGCAGTGCGCGGCCTCTAAAGAGTCAGAAAGCCCCTGGAAAATCCTACCGCAAAGCGATCAGCCTCGTCGAACTGATGGACATGCTTTCCACCGAAGACACGGACCGCGAGTGGTTCGAGCAAGTCAGATGGCCCAAGGGGCCGATCTGCCCCTACTGCGGAACTGACAACGTACAGAGTAGAATCAAGCACAAGACCATGACGCATCGCTGCCGAGTCTGCGTGAAGGGTAGCAGCAAGCGTATGTTCTCGCTCAAGGCCGGCACCGGGATGGAAGGCTCAAAGCTCGGTTATCGCACATAGGCCATCGCGATCTACTTGCTCACCACGAACCTCAAGGGCGTGTCGGTCAAGTCCGAGAAGTGCTGGATAATTGGATGGGGGCAGCATCGGCCGAGGCGGTTGGGTTGAGGCCGTTGTGGGCTTGGTATTCATGATCGAGTTCTTCTCTGACGGCGCGCATCTGGCGGCGTTCGAGATCAGAGCCGGCGTTCCTCGACAAACAGGCGCTCCAGCAGGTTGGTGGTACGGATGGCACGGCGATGGGTGATGGGCATTCTGGGTGTGCGATGCAGGCCTCGAAGTCATCCATGAAACAGGCGGTGGCGGTGGGCAGTTCGGTCTGGTAGTCAGCGACCACACCCGCGGCGAGTTCGCGTGCGATGGCACGGGAGGGGGCTTGGTAGGCGGCTGAGACCCGGGCCTTGAACTCCGGCCACAGATCCTCGGGCGTCTTGGCCACGAGATTCCTCAAGCGGTGAGCGGCCGCCAGCATCGGCTCGCGCTTCTGCCCGGGGCGGATGCGCTCGGCTATGCCGTCGACGAACAGATAGACGATGCCGTACTCCGAGAGATCGCGGCTGGCGAACTCCTGGTAGTCTGCCCATAGCCGCTCACCGATCTCCGAGACCGCTGTCTGCGACAGCAACGACCGCCCGCTCTCGTCTCTGAAGGCGTCTTCGATGTCGCGCACCGAAAGACCCCGCGCCAGAAGTTCCACGGCCAGGTCCTCCAACGCCTGGGTGCGCCCCTTCAGGGTCTCCCGGATCTCCGAGTGGAAAGGCTCCTCCCGCCCCGTGATCTGCGGCGCCGCGTAGTCCACCACCCCTTCCGCCGCCCCGGCCGAACCCCGTTGCGCCATCCCTGGCCCTCGGCCGCCCCGTGCTCGTAGTAGTCCCGTCCCAAGGCATTGCGGCTCTCCGCCTCCAACGTCTCCTCTATGATCAGACGCCTCGCCAGCTTCACCAACTCGCCTCTCCCGTCCGCACATGACAGCCGTCCTTCGATCAGCTCCGAAAGGGATTTGCGCGTGCGCATCGATCCCGGTACTCTCTTCGCCATGGCGTGCCTCCTTCTAGGCGCCGGCCTCTACCCGCGCCGGTTGGTTCTTCCTCAACCAGGATGCACCCCCTTCCATTTTCCAGCTAGTTTTAGGACTTCACCAACCGGAGTCACGCGATGTCGTCGAAGAATGATCGGAAACTCACCAAACGTACTATCGACGCCCTGGCGGCAATCGGCAGGGAGGCCATCTTTTGGGATCGGGACCTGGCCGGGTTCGGCGTCAGGGTCTACGCCAGCGGCCGCAAGGTCTTCGTGGTCCAGACACGCGGCCCGCGGGGTCCAATACGCGTCACCCTCGGACGCCACGGTCAACTGTTGGCAGACCACGCCCGCAAGCAGGCCGCCCAAGTGATCGACCGCATCAAGCGGGGTCTGGAGCCGTTTCCAGCGCCGGTGGAGCCGGAACTTACGGTAGCGGGTCTGGCGGAGCGCTACATGCAGGGCCATGTGGCGGTCAACTGCCGGAAGAGGACGCAAGCAAGCTACCGCCACATCATCCAGCGCCACATTCTGCCCGAACTCGGTGAACTGCCCATAACCGAGGTGGACCGGTCGCAGGTCGCCCAGTTTCACTACCGGCTACGCGAGACGCCGCAGACGGCGAACACGGCGGTCAACGTCCTGTCGCGGATGTTTTCAATGGCCGAGACGTGGGAGTTGGCGCCTCCGGGCCGGAACCCATGTCGGGCGGTGCGCCGGTACAAGGAAGTCAGGCGGGAGCGGTTCCTCTCGCCGGAGGAGTACCGGAAACTTGGCCGGGTGCTGAAGGAGGCGGAGGGTACCGGCTCGGTGCGACCCTCGGCGGCCGCGGCGCTCCGCCTGCTGATACTGACCGGATGCCGGAAGAACGAGATCCTGCAACTCCGGTGGGACGACGTGGACCGGGCGGCGCGCGAGTTGAGGCTGAGCGACACGAAGACGGGACCGCGGAGCGTTCCGCTGACGCCGGCGGTCGAGGCGGTGCTCAACGGGATTCCCCGGAAAGGGGACAATCCCTGGGTGATCGCGGGCAAGAAGGCCGGCACCCATATGGTCGACGTGGACACGGTGTGGGTGCGCCTTCGCGCGAAGGCCGAACTGGAGGACGTGCGCATCCACGACCTTCGGCACAGCTGGGCGAGCCGTGCGCTGGCGCTCGGGGAGAGTCTGAGCATGATCGGAAAGCTCATGGGTCACGTGAGAGCGGCCACGACCGCGCGTTACGCACATCTGGCGCGCGACACCGAGAAGGCGGCGGCAGCGAAGGTCGGCGGCAGCCTCGGCGCCGACATCTTCGGGCCGGACGCGGACGCCGCTTGAGGCGGGACGGGGGAGCGCGATGGCGAAACTCGAGACGAGGTCGTGAAGGTGGACAGGGACACGGTGTTCTGGGACTCCGAGCAGCCGGACTTCGGCGTCAGGGTCTACCCCACCGGCGCGCAACACTAC contains:
- a CDS encoding CRISPR-associated protein Cse1, which gives rise to MFLVQLGALALWKAGRTELSGDSSVWAGLLRGLTPDHPGDEPWRMVVEDRTQPAFLQPPARDNLRWWPVETPDELDVLITARNHDLKRTVARSAEIDDWLFALVSLQTTAGYDGNRTYGIARMNGGSSSRPMLALAPAGSAKSHGPNPSEWWSRDVRRLLADRDGSPRGKETALLWCVDWPDGEQLSPHELDPWFIEVCRRVRLVDNAGGLSAIRASSIAARVDAKAYHGNVGDPWAPVHAASGKSLTLSAGDFGYKRLAEIMFGGEWHVPLLATPAPDDAANDMVLVAEALARGNCRTDGFKSRAVAVPYGVVRLLRSAAAAEVSKVQMEEIAAFDRALRDAVALFAARGTWEGVRPARYAVAAPARRRFDRVADTLFFPHLWRRLGAGNDGEPEAIERAGHDFRKALFDAARTELADSLRNVPCSTIQRPRAEARAWTAFHGRVRRRFPRIYEKMDDGSARIRRSG
- a CDS encoding type I-E CRISPR-associated protein Cse2/CasB; this translates as MLQRLPPRRLAELRRMETPAAAPLFWLLAARYPRTIGQRPDEWAAVIRILAMLTGRGGPAHRGFLHSAEHRWGEVLCDGGDRTWPYSAGFRPVISEQRLAHLIAARGEQRRGLLERIARVIARTRRHGVNVVDVARTLLDPGSDVGRFLAGPYYRRLDVAVRKREAGHEGEEE
- a CDS encoding transposase: MAQRGSAGAAEGVVDYAAPQITGREEPFHSEIRETLKGRTQALEDLAVELLARGLSVRDIEDAFRDESGRSLLSQTAVSEIGERLWADYQEFASRDLSEYGIVYLFVDGIAERIRPGQKREPMLAAAHRLRNLVAKTPEDLWPEFKARVSAAYQAPSRAIARELAAGVVADYQTELPTATACFMDDFEACIAHPECPSPIAVPSVPPTCWSACLSRNAGSDLERRQMRAVREELDHEYQAHNGLNPTASADAAPIQLSSTSRT
- a CDS encoding tyrosine-type recombinase/integrase, giving the protein MSSKNDRKLTKRTIDALAAIGREAIFWDRDLAGFGVRVYASGRKVFVVQTRGPRGPIRVTLGRHGQLLADHARKQAAQVIDRIKRGLEPFPAPVEPELTVAGLAERYMQGHVAVNCRKRTQASYRHIIQRHILPELGELPITEVDRSQVAQFHYRLRETPQTANTAVNVLSRMFSMAETWELAPPGRNPCRAVRRYKEVRRERFLSPEEYRKLGRVLKEAEGTGSVRPSAAAALRLLILTGCRKNEILQLRWDDVDRAARELRLSDTKTGPRSVPLTPAVEAVLNGIPRKGDNPWVIAGKKAGTHMVDVDTVWVRLRAKAELEDVRIHDLRHSWASRALALGESLSMIGKLMGHVRAATTARYAHLARDTEKAAAAKVGGSLGADIFGPDADAA